TGGTCCGACTCGGGGTCGTAGACCATCGGCCCGGTGAGCCGGCCCTGGTCCTCCAGGTCGAAGTCGCTCCACTCGAAGAGTTCGCTCACCGAGTGCGCGGCGAAGAACTCGGGGCCGACCCGTTTGCCGGTCATCTCCCACGTGACGTGCTTGATGCCGTTCTCGCAGATGTCCAGGTGCAGGCCCTTGGTGTCGTCGGGCCACGCGCAACCCGGACAGTCGAAGCCCGTCCGCTCGTGGTTCATGCGCATGATCGCGCGGGGCCCGTCGACCAGGGCCTTCTCACCCACCAGGACGCGGGTGACGCTCTTGGCCGCACCCCAGCCGGCCGCCGGGTGGTGGTACCGATGGAACTCCGGTTCACCCTCCGGGGTGGGCCCCACGTTGGGCTCCACTCCGTCGTGGCCGTTCCGGGATGCGTTCAAGAGTCTCACCGCGCCTAGGACTGGGGCCGTTTCCCGTGGTTCGCCGCGTGCTTGCGCCTGCTCTTCTTCTTCCGGCGTCGCTTCGACGACATGCGGAGCCTCCCTCGTGCGCGGGACACCGTGAGGTGCCCTGATGGTCGGGGTACACCGCGCTCCACGATTCCATACATCACATATCGTCGCGATTCGACCTACGATCGACTTATTTGC
The window above is part of the Streptomyces sp. NBC_01428 genome. Proteins encoded here:
- a CDS encoding 50S ribosomal protein bL37 — encoded protein: MSSKRRRKKKSRRKHAANHGKRPQS